A single genomic interval of Arthrobacter sp. NicSoilB8 harbors:
- a CDS encoding LysR family substrate-binding domain-containing protein: MSAPEESPQTPDETAAPAETAGRELRFAYVAGVTPGKWIRRWEERMPDVPLHSFMSDDGAQLAVLRDGSADLSFVRLPVEREGLSVIPLYEEQPVVVAPKGHEVSLFEEVDLADLSAETFLDVQELGGPAMALQVVASGAGLVILPMSVARHFNVKDTVARKLTGAPGTEIAVAWPSDTTDEVIEEFIGIVRGRTAASSRQPSAQQEKPKREPKPDRRGPAVKKPKVAQRYAPNPDKGRGKGSRKKGKR; encoded by the coding sequence GTGTCCGCTCCTGAAGAATCACCCCAGACCCCCGACGAAACCGCCGCCCCGGCCGAAACAGCCGGGCGCGAGCTGCGTTTCGCATACGTCGCCGGCGTGACGCCCGGAAAATGGATCCGGCGCTGGGAAGAGCGGATGCCGGATGTGCCGCTGCACTCGTTCATGTCCGACGACGGCGCGCAGCTCGCCGTGCTCCGCGACGGCTCCGCGGACCTGAGCTTCGTCCGGCTTCCGGTGGAGCGCGAGGGCCTCAGCGTCATCCCGCTCTATGAGGAACAGCCCGTGGTGGTGGCCCCCAAGGGGCATGAGGTCTCCCTGTTCGAGGAAGTGGACCTGGCAGACCTGTCCGCGGAGACGTTCCTGGACGTGCAGGAACTCGGCGGCCCCGCGATGGCCCTGCAAGTGGTGGCCTCCGGTGCCGGCCTGGTGATCCTGCCGATGTCCGTGGCCCGGCACTTCAACGTCAAGGATACCGTGGCCCGGAAGCTCACCGGTGCGCCCGGCACTGAGATCGCCGTGGCCTGGCCCAGCGACACCACGGACGAGGTGATCGAGGAATTCATCGGGATTGTCCGCGGGCGGACTGCGGCGAGCTCCCGGCAGCCCTCCGCCCAGCAGGAGAAACCCAAGCGGGAGCCCAAGCCGGACCGGCGGGGCCCTGCGGTCAAGAAACCCAAGGTGGCCCAGCGCTATGCACCGAACCCGGACAAGGGCCGCGGCAAGGGATCCCGGAAAAAGGGGAAACGCTAG
- a CDS encoding universal stress protein produces the protein MRYVVGYSADARGHDAVNLAVSLALGRGASLDLVLVVPEVQQFGAAHAPKAGFEHVLNDQAQEWLDQALALVPPGVPAKAHVRSGDSDAHALIEAAEEFGADMLIIGATSSGIFKRFSIGSVASALLHASTVPVALAPHGYHRQEALTRISCGLGNRAGAEKLLDFALGMAANREVPLRVVSLLALDGGDEAAAAGAADAAREYAAKHLAAALPGGEQEVREEAKAEVVVAQGRSIEEAVDRLDWEDGEVLLIGSSRLAQGRSIFLGSTANRILRALPVPMIVVPSDYELKQPNHSASNDVTREAEK, from the coding sequence ATGCGTTACGTAGTGGGGTACTCAGCCGATGCAAGAGGCCACGATGCGGTCAATCTGGCCGTCTCCCTGGCGCTGGGGCGCGGAGCCAGCCTGGACCTTGTGCTGGTGGTTCCCGAAGTGCAGCAGTTCGGGGCCGCCCACGCGCCTAAGGCCGGCTTCGAGCACGTGCTCAACGATCAGGCCCAGGAGTGGCTGGACCAGGCGCTGGCGCTGGTTCCGCCCGGCGTCCCGGCCAAGGCGCATGTCCGCAGCGGTGATTCGGACGCGCACGCGCTGATCGAGGCGGCCGAGGAGTTCGGGGCCGACATGCTCATCATCGGCGCAACCAGCAGCGGGATCTTCAAGCGGTTCTCGATCGGGTCGGTGGCCAGCGCCCTGCTCCACGCCTCGACCGTTCCGGTGGCCCTGGCGCCGCACGGCTACCACCGCCAGGAGGCCTTGACCCGGATCAGTTGCGGGCTCGGAAACCGGGCGGGCGCCGAGAAGCTGCTCGATTTCGCCCTCGGCATGGCTGCGAACCGTGAGGTTCCGCTGCGCGTGGTGTCTCTGTTGGCGCTCGACGGCGGCGATGAGGCCGCTGCTGCCGGTGCCGCCGACGCAGCCCGGGAGTACGCGGCGAAGCACCTTGCCGCGGCCCTGCCGGGCGGTGAACAGGAGGTCCGCGAGGAAGCGAAGGCGGAAGTCGTCGTCGCACAGGGCCGCAGCATCGAGGAAGCGGTGGACCGCCTCGACTGGGAGGACGGCGAGGTTCTGCTGATCGGATCGAGCCGGCTTGCCCAAGGCCGGTCCATCTTCCTCGGCAGCACGGCCAACCGCATTCTGCGTGCCCTGCCGGTGCCGATGATTGTGGTCCCGAGTGACTATGAACTCAAGCAACCCAACCATTCGGCGTCGAATGACGTCACCCGAGAGGCAGAAAAATGA
- the ureE gene encoding urease accessory protein UreE, with amino-acid sequence MIIEKVLGNTHDLPPGPDPYFGLHREKVVLPSAQLVKRIQRVTTDHGKELGIRLPAGSGDLRDGDILHVAGTNMIVVSVLPTDVLVIAPRSIHEMGVVAHSLGNRHLQAQFFEASSEYGAEVMVCQYDHTVEDYLKHVGAPYDRQERVMPVPFRHAEHSH; translated from the coding sequence ATGATCATCGAAAAGGTCCTCGGCAACACCCACGACCTTCCGCCCGGGCCGGACCCGTACTTCGGGCTCCACCGGGAAAAGGTGGTCCTGCCCAGCGCCCAGCTGGTCAAACGCATCCAGCGCGTCACCACCGACCACGGGAAGGAACTCGGCATCCGCCTCCCCGCCGGGTCCGGGGACCTGCGCGACGGCGACATCCTGCACGTGGCCGGGACCAACATGATCGTGGTGTCGGTGCTGCCCACCGACGTCCTGGTGATCGCCCCGCGCTCGATCCACGAGATGGGGGTAGTGGCGCACTCCCTGGGCAACCGGCACCTGCAGGCCCAGTTCTTCGAAGCTTCCTCGGAGTACGGGGCCGAGGTCATGGTGTGTCAGTACGACCACACTGTGGAGGACTATCTCAAACACGTCGGAGCGCCCTACGACCGCCAGGAGCGCGTGATGCCCGTCCCCTTCCGCCATGCCGAACACTCGCACTAG
- a CDS encoding pyridoxamine 5'-phosphate oxidase family protein, translating into MSDAESISKVTGIINDSHIGMLTTINEAGTLVSRPLAVQEVKDDGDMWFFTSSTSSQVAHIRANPAVNVSFGKRTEWVSVAGTAEVVTDRQLIHDMWNQVVEAWFPDGPDTPEVVLLHVDSDSAQYWTSPGGTAATVLQWIKSKVTNSRMSVGESATVDL; encoded by the coding sequence ATGTCGGATGCCGAAAGCATCAGCAAGGTCACGGGCATCATCAACGATTCGCACATCGGAATGCTGACCACCATCAACGAAGCAGGTACGCTCGTGAGCCGGCCGCTGGCCGTCCAGGAGGTCAAGGACGACGGCGACATGTGGTTCTTCACGTCGTCCACCAGCTCGCAAGTGGCCCACATCCGCGCCAACCCGGCGGTGAACGTTTCCTTCGGCAAGCGCACCGAGTGGGTCTCGGTGGCCGGAACCGCCGAGGTGGTGACCGACCGTCAACTGATCCACGACATGTGGAACCAGGTAGTGGAGGCCTGGTTCCCGGACGGTCCCGACACCCCGGAGGTGGTCCTGCTGCACGTCGACTCGGACTCCGCCCAGTACTGGACCAGTCCGGGCGGAACAGCGGCCACCGTGCTGCAGTGGATCAAGTCCAAGGTCACCAACAGCCGGATGAGCGTCGGCGAAAGCGCAACGGTAGACCTGTAA
- a CDS encoding APC family permease yields the protein MSHASQTGQNTEDHHGLSEKGLKAGSVGLIGAVVIGVSCIAPAYTLTAALGPTVAEVGVHLPAVFLVGFIPMLLVAFGYRELNNAMPDAGTSFTWASRAFGPWLGWMGGWGLIAATIIVLSNLAAVAVDFFYLMLSQIFGNPELADLTKNLPLNIATTLVFITLACWISYRGMETTKTVQYVLVGFQLLVLGWFAVAAFSHVANGTAFDATAIAPDWFNPFAVESFSAFAAGVSLSIFIYWGWDVTLTMNEETKNPEKTPGRAATVTVLVIVIIYMTVALATLSFAGIGTEGLGAGNPENQASIFAVLAGPVMGPFAILMSLAILSSSAASLQSTFVSPARTLLSMGHYKALPQKFGRISPTHKSPSYATIASAAAAAAFYVITRTTSENALWDTITALGLMICFYYGITALACVWFFRAEAFSGAQAFFFKFLAPLLGGVILLVMFFKTAYDSMDPAYGSGSSIGGLGLVFILGMGVILLGVVLMLIMAKVRPEFFKGEVLSRGN from the coding sequence ATGTCCCATGCGTCGCAAACCGGACAGAACACCGAAGACCACCACGGACTGAGCGAGAAGGGCCTGAAGGCGGGATCGGTGGGGCTGATTGGCGCCGTCGTCATCGGCGTTTCCTGTATCGCCCCGGCGTATACCCTCACGGCGGCCCTGGGGCCCACCGTCGCCGAGGTCGGCGTGCACCTGCCGGCGGTCTTCCTGGTCGGTTTCATCCCCATGCTGCTGGTGGCGTTCGGCTACCGCGAGCTGAACAACGCCATGCCTGACGCCGGCACGTCCTTCACCTGGGCCTCGAGGGCCTTTGGCCCGTGGCTGGGGTGGATGGGAGGCTGGGGACTGATTGCGGCGACCATCATCGTGCTCTCGAACCTGGCCGCCGTCGCGGTGGACTTCTTCTACCTGATGCTGTCCCAGATCTTCGGCAATCCGGAGCTCGCCGACCTCACCAAGAACCTGCCGCTGAATATCGCCACCACGCTGGTGTTCATCACCCTCGCATGCTGGATCTCCTACCGCGGCATGGAAACCACCAAGACGGTCCAGTACGTGCTCGTGGGCTTCCAGCTGCTGGTGCTCGGCTGGTTCGCGGTGGCCGCGTTCAGCCACGTTGCCAACGGAACTGCCTTTGACGCGACCGCAATCGCCCCGGACTGGTTCAATCCCTTCGCGGTGGAGTCATTCTCCGCGTTTGCGGCCGGTGTTTCGCTGTCCATCTTCATTTACTGGGGATGGGACGTCACGCTGACCATGAATGAGGAGACCAAGAACCCGGAGAAGACCCCGGGGCGTGCCGCCACAGTCACCGTCCTGGTCATCGTGATCATCTACATGACCGTTGCCCTGGCTACGCTCTCCTTCGCCGGGATCGGCACAGAGGGGCTGGGCGCGGGAAACCCGGAGAACCAGGCCAGCATCTTCGCCGTCCTCGCCGGTCCGGTGATGGGCCCCTTCGCCATCCTGATGTCCCTGGCCATCCTGAGCAGTTCGGCGGCTTCGCTGCAGTCCACGTTCGTCTCGCCGGCGCGGACCCTGCTGTCCATGGGTCACTACAAGGCCCTGCCGCAGAAATTCGGACGGATCAGCCCCACGCACAAGTCGCCGAGCTACGCCACGATCGCGTCCGCCGCGGCTGCCGCCGCGTTCTACGTCATCACCCGCACGACGTCGGAGAACGCGCTCTGGGACACCATCACGGCGCTGGGCCTGATGATCTGCTTCTACTACGGCATCACGGCGCTGGCCTGCGTCTGGTTCTTCCGGGCCGAGGCGTTCAGCGGGGCGCAGGCGTTCTTCTTCAAGTTCCTCGCACCCCTCCTGGGCGGCGTCATCCTGCTGGTCATGTTCTTCAAGACCGCCTACGACTCCATGGATCCGGCGTACGGCTCGGGCTCCTCGATCGGCGGTCTGGGCCTGGTGTTCATCCTCGGCATGGGCGTGATCCTGCTGGGTGTGGTGCTCATGCTGATCATGGCCAAGGTCCGGCCCGAGTTCTTCAAGGGCGAGGTGCTGTCCCGCGGCAATTGA
- a CDS encoding DUF5997 family protein, which produces MTSANSQSMKPATVAKKLGIYLPATPQEFQDSVITRADFAELQANPPEWLAELRRNGPHPRPVVAQKLNVSISGLARGGVEEALTTAEITALLQAPPAWLVAERSTHAAVRAEAQRVKDEAAKKDAKKARAKAE; this is translated from the coding sequence ATGACCTCTGCAAACTCCCAGTCCATGAAGCCGGCCACCGTTGCCAAGAAGCTTGGCATTTACCTTCCGGCGACACCCCAGGAGTTCCAGGATTCGGTCATCACCCGCGCCGATTTCGCCGAACTCCAGGCCAACCCGCCGGAGTGGCTCGCGGAACTGCGCCGCAACGGCCCGCACCCGCGTCCCGTGGTGGCACAGAAGCTCAACGTCTCCATCAGCGGCCTGGCCCGCGGCGGCGTTGAGGAAGCGCTGACGACGGCGGAAATCACCGCGCTGCTCCAGGCTCCCCCGGCTTGGCTGGTCGCCGAGCGTTCCACCCACGCCGCGGTCCGCGCCGAGGCCCAGCGCGTCAAGGACGAGGCCGCCAAGAAGGACGCCAAAAAGGCCCGCGCCAAGGCCGAATAG
- the ureC gene encoding urease subunit alpha, which translates to MSFELPRRQYADLYGPTTGDAIRLADTDLFLEIEKDLTVYGEEVVFGGGKVIRDGMGQNGQATRDGNDSTGSGSVGSGGVRSGGGVPDTVITNVVVLDYTGIYKADVALRDGHIFRIGKAGNPQITDGVDIVIGASTEIIAGERKILTAGGVDSHIHFISPDQVPAALCSGVTTMVGGGTGPAEGTKATTVTPGKWHIQRMLQAAEGLPINIGLFGKGHASALEPLAEQIRAGAIGLKVHEDWGSTTSSIDTSLQVADEYDVQVAIHTDTLNECGFVEDTIRAIDGRVIHTFHTEGAGGGHAPDIIKIAGLPNVLPASTNPTLPYTRNTIEEHLDMLMVCHHLNPDIPEDVAFADSRIRAETIAAEDVLQDLGVFAITSSDSQAMGRVGEVVIRTWQVADKMKKQRGVLKDPDGGVHGAASGLGAESDNFRLKRYVAKYTINPAIAQGMADSIGSVEVGKFADLVLWDPAFFGVKPELVLKGGQIAYALMGDANASIPTPQPRTMRPMFAAYGKALQQSSITFLSQAAIDAGVPAELGLEKVIRPVSGIRSLTKTDLKYNGATPDIEVDPETYQVTVDGEDVTCEPSDVLPMAQRYFLF; encoded by the coding sequence GTGAGTTTCGAGCTCCCCCGCAGGCAGTACGCTGACCTCTACGGCCCGACGACGGGCGACGCCATCCGCCTGGCGGACACCGATCTGTTCCTCGAGATCGAGAAAGACCTCACCGTTTACGGCGAGGAAGTGGTTTTCGGCGGCGGTAAGGTGATCCGCGACGGCATGGGCCAGAACGGCCAGGCGACCCGGGACGGGAACGACAGTACTGGTTCCGGCAGTGTTGGTTCCGGCGGTGTTCGTTCCGGCGGCGGAGTCCCGGACACCGTGATCACCAACGTGGTGGTGCTGGACTACACCGGCATCTACAAGGCCGACGTCGCGCTACGGGACGGGCACATCTTCCGGATCGGCAAGGCCGGCAACCCGCAGATCACCGACGGCGTGGACATCGTGATCGGAGCGAGCACCGAGATCATCGCGGGCGAGCGGAAGATCCTGACGGCCGGCGGGGTGGACTCGCACATCCACTTCATCTCCCCGGACCAGGTCCCCGCCGCCCTGTGCAGCGGCGTGACCACCATGGTGGGCGGCGGCACAGGCCCCGCCGAAGGCACCAAGGCCACCACGGTCACCCCCGGAAAATGGCACATCCAGCGCATGCTTCAGGCCGCCGAAGGGCTGCCCATCAACATCGGCCTGTTCGGCAAGGGGCACGCGTCCGCCCTCGAACCCCTGGCCGAGCAGATCCGCGCCGGCGCGATCGGGCTGAAAGTCCACGAGGACTGGGGTTCCACGACGTCCTCGATCGATACCTCGCTGCAGGTCGCGGACGAGTACGACGTCCAGGTGGCCATCCACACCGACACCCTCAACGAGTGCGGCTTCGTGGAGGACACCATCCGGGCCATCGACGGCCGCGTGATCCACACCTTCCACACCGAGGGCGCCGGCGGCGGCCACGCCCCGGACATCATCAAGATCGCCGGACTGCCCAACGTCCTGCCGGCGTCCACCAACCCCACGCTTCCGTACACGCGCAACACCATCGAAGAGCACCTGGACATGCTCATGGTGTGCCACCACCTGAATCCGGATATCCCGGAGGACGTGGCGTTCGCGGACTCCCGCATCCGGGCCGAGACCATCGCCGCGGAGGACGTCCTGCAGGACCTCGGCGTCTTCGCGATCACATCCTCGGACTCCCAGGCCATGGGCCGGGTGGGCGAGGTGGTCATCCGCACCTGGCAGGTCGCCGACAAGATGAAGAAGCAGCGCGGTGTTCTCAAGGACCCCGACGGCGGCGTGCACGGGGCCGCCTCCGGCCTGGGCGCGGAGAGCGACAACTTCCGGTTAAAGCGGTACGTGGCGAAATACACGATCAACCCGGCCATCGCGCAGGGCATGGCCGACTCGATTGGCTCGGTGGAGGTCGGCAAATTCGCCGACCTGGTGCTCTGGGATCCGGCGTTCTTCGGGGTCAAGCCGGAGCTGGTGCTCAAGGGCGGCCAGATTGCCTACGCCCTCATGGGGGACGCCAACGCCTCCATTCCCACGCCGCAGCCGCGCACCATGCGGCCGATGTTCGCGGCCTACGGCAAGGCTTTGCAGCAGTCCTCCATCACCTTCCTCTCCCAGGCCGCCATCGACGCCGGGGTCCCGGCGGAGCTCGGCCTGGAAAAGGTCATCCGGCCGGTCTCCGGCATCCGCAGCCTCACCAAGACGGACCTGAAGTACAACGGCGCCACCCCGGACATCGAGGTGGATCCGGAAACGTATCAGGTGACGGTCGACGGCGAGGACGTCACGTGCGAACCGTCAGACGTCCTGCCCATGGCGCAGCGCTACTTCCTTTTCTAG
- a CDS encoding VOC family protein, giving the protein MRLKMCSIHVKDPASAHEFYTGILGFETLMAMPEHNLFIVKDPDGAGGAGLLLEPSDNPIGAAYMNGLHDAGIPAIVFGVPDVRAEYDRLAAKGVMFQGEPSEGPGGTSVVLDDGCGNFVQLHQD; this is encoded by the coding sequence ATGCGACTGAAAATGTGCAGTATCCATGTCAAGGATCCGGCCTCGGCCCATGAGTTCTATACCGGCATCCTGGGGTTCGAAACCCTGATGGCCATGCCGGAGCACAACCTCTTCATCGTCAAGGATCCGGACGGTGCCGGTGGCGCCGGACTGCTGCTGGAGCCCAGCGACAACCCGATCGGGGCGGCCTACATGAACGGCCTGCACGATGCCGGAATCCCGGCGATCGTCTTCGGCGTGCCGGACGTGCGCGCCGAATACGACCGGCTGGCAGCCAAGGGCGTGATGTTCCAGGGCGAGCCGTCCGAGGGCCCCGGCGGGACCAGCGTGGTGCTGGACGATGGCTGCGGGAACTTCGTCCAGCTGCATCAGGACTAG
- a CDS encoding urease subunit beta, which yields MIPGEYVLSAAPLVINAGREAVEVAVTNTGDRPVQVGSHYHFAEANSALQFDRTAAYGRRLDIPAGTAARFEPGDSRTVRLIGLAGRREVYGLSNAVNGPLHETEPLASELHVSELKVSERKGDAQ from the coding sequence ATGATTCCGGGAGAATATGTGCTCAGCGCCGCGCCGCTGGTGATCAACGCCGGCCGGGAAGCGGTGGAAGTCGCGGTGACCAACACCGGCGACCGGCCCGTCCAGGTGGGCTCGCATTATCACTTTGCCGAGGCGAACTCCGCGCTGCAGTTTGACCGGACGGCCGCGTACGGCCGCCGGCTGGACATTCCGGCCGGCACCGCCGCCCGGTTCGAGCCGGGGGACAGCAGGACCGTGCGGCTGATCGGACTCGCGGGCCGCCGCGAAGTCTACGGGCTCAGCAACGCCGTCAACGGCCCGCTCCACGAGACCGAACCCCTTGCTTCCGAGCTTCATGTTTCCGAACTCAAAGTTTCCGAACGGAAAGGTGACGCCCAGTGA
- a CDS encoding urease subunit gamma — MHLLPREQEKLMIVVAADLARRRQARGLKLNFPEAVAVISYELIEGARDGRTVAELMSYGTTLLGRDDVMEGVPEMIHDVQVEATFPDGTKLVTVHDPIR; from the coding sequence ATGCACCTTTTGCCCCGTGAGCAGGAAAAGCTCATGATCGTGGTCGCGGCGGACCTCGCCCGCCGCCGCCAGGCACGCGGGCTGAAACTGAACTTCCCCGAGGCCGTGGCCGTCATCAGCTACGAACTGATCGAGGGTGCCCGCGACGGCCGGACCGTGGCGGAGCTCATGAGCTACGGAACCACACTCCTCGGCCGCGACGACGTGATGGAGGGAGTGCCCGAAATGATCCACGACGTCCAGGTCGAGGCCACCTTCCCGGACGGCACCAAGCTCGTCACAGTCCACGATCCCATCCGCTAG
- a CDS encoding DUF805 domain-containing protein, which produces MADVAWDKLPAAGQQALAERAAPAEPGVGIQPVRRAGVPGLGSRAGAGAALGTPLRRLPAGGRVEVFKKYATFSGRASRSEYWWWALVSGLVSLVLNACTLVAGSAGATLRPDGTSVPGPGYVVGLILSVIISLAIIVPSLALSVRRLHDTNMSGWMYLLILIPLVGPIVIIILMATGSKPEGQRFDQPSWKARRLTGRRGGTPRRPVNLTGRA; this is translated from the coding sequence GTGGCCGACGTCGCCTGGGACAAACTTCCCGCAGCCGGACAACAGGCCCTGGCCGAGCGAGCAGCCCCGGCAGAACCCGGGGTGGGCATCCAACCCGTACGCCGCGCCGGCGTACCCGGGCTCGGCAGCCGGGCCGGTGCCGGTGCCGCTCTGGGCACCCCGCTACGGCGCCTCCCTGCCGGAGGCCGTGTCGAGGTCTTCAAGAAGTACGCAACGTTCTCAGGCCGGGCCAGCCGGAGCGAATATTGGTGGTGGGCGCTCGTCTCAGGCCTCGTCTCACTTGTCCTGAACGCCTGCACGCTTGTCGCCGGCTCCGCCGGCGCGACGCTGCGCCCCGACGGCACCAGCGTCCCGGGCCCAGGGTATGTGGTCGGGCTCATTCTGTCCGTCATCATTTCCCTCGCCATCATCGTCCCGTCCCTGGCATTGTCCGTCCGGCGACTCCACGACACGAACATGAGCGGCTGGATGTATCTTCTGATCCTGATCCCGCTCGTCGGCCCCATCGTGATCATCATCCTCATGGCGACGGGTTCCAAGCCGGAGGGCCAGCGGTTCGACCAGCCGAGCTGGAAGGCGCGCAGGTTAACGGGCCGCCGGGGAGGTACGCCCCGGCGGCCCGTTAACCTGACCGGGCGGGCTTGA
- a CDS encoding urease accessory protein UreF, with protein sequence MTYQLALQQLTDSALPTGAFAHSLGFEGYIERGLVHDEESFGVWLAAFVGQQLTYSDALAIRFLYEGGAIAELDGLLTAQLLPRQLREASIKMGGRLLEIGSEIFPSAELAEYRVLVSTGRAAGHQPLAFGVVARSLGVPLSAAMAAYLFAAVTSLTQNAVRAIPLGQNAGQRILRKAADDVAAAAERVSDLTPDDFGAVSPGLEISQMRHERQRARMFMS encoded by the coding sequence ATGACTTACCAGCTCGCATTGCAGCAGTTGACGGATTCCGCCTTGCCTACCGGGGCGTTTGCTCACTCTTTGGGGTTTGAGGGCTACATTGAGCGCGGGCTGGTGCACGATGAGGAGTCGTTTGGGGTGTGGCTGGCGGCGTTTGTGGGGCAGCAGCTGACTTATTCGGACGCCTTGGCCATCCGGTTCCTGTATGAGGGCGGTGCTATTGCCGAACTGGACGGGCTGTTGACCGCCCAGTTGCTGCCACGGCAGCTGCGCGAGGCCAGCATCAAGATGGGCGGCCGGCTGCTGGAGATCGGCTCCGAGATCTTTCCGTCCGCTGAACTGGCGGAGTACCGCGTGCTGGTGAGTACCGGCCGCGCCGCCGGCCACCAGCCGCTGGCGTTCGGCGTCGTCGCCCGGTCTCTGGGGGTTCCGCTGTCCGCAGCCATGGCCGCCTACCTGTTCGCAGCGGTCACCTCCTTGACGCAGAACGCCGTCCGGGCGATCCCGCTGGGCCAGAACGCCGGTCAGCGGATCCTGCGGAAGGCGGCCGACGACGTCGCTGCCGCGGCCGAGCGGGTCAGCGACCTCACGCCCGACGACTTCGGGGCCGTCAGCCCCGGGCTGGAAATTTCGCAGATGCGGCACGAACGCCAGCGCGCCCGCATGTTCATGAGCTGA
- a CDS encoding NAD(P)-binding domain-containing protein yields MTDITIIGSGNMARAIGTRAVGAGRSVQILDRTPENAAKLAAELGGTTTSGGLSEVPEGDIVVLALYFGPAKEVATHFGDTLSGKTVVEISNPINTETFDSLTVGAETSAAEEIAALLPGARVVKAFNTTFAGPLGAGTTGGLPLDVFIASDSEQARNEVTAFVEAAGLRPLQVGGLRHARELEGFQLLVMALQANPAYPSFNWGTGLKIID; encoded by the coding sequence ATGACTGACATCACGATCATCGGCAGCGGCAACATGGCACGGGCGATCGGCACGCGGGCCGTCGGCGCCGGCCGCTCCGTCCAGATCCTGGACCGGACCCCGGAGAATGCCGCCAAGCTCGCTGCTGAACTTGGCGGCACCACCACCTCCGGCGGCCTGAGCGAGGTCCCCGAGGGCGACATCGTCGTCCTGGCACTCTACTTCGGCCCGGCCAAGGAAGTTGCCACGCATTTCGGCGACACCCTCAGCGGCAAGACCGTGGTGGAGATCAGCAACCCGATCAACACGGAAACCTTTGACTCCCTGACCGTCGGCGCGGAGACGTCGGCCGCCGAGGAAATCGCCGCGCTGCTGCCGGGCGCACGGGTGGTGAAAGCGTTCAACACCACCTTCGCCGGCCCGCTCGGTGCCGGGACCACCGGCGGCTTGCCGCTGGATGTCTTCATCGCCTCGGACTCCGAACAGGCCCGCAACGAGGTCACGGCCTTCGTCGAGGCGGCCGGGCTGCGCCCCCTCCAGGTCGGCGGATTGCGCCATGCCCGTGAACTCGAGGGCTTTCAGCTCCTGGTCATGGCGCTGCAGGCCAACCCGGCATATCCAAGCTTCAACTGGGGCACCGGCCTGAAGATCATCGATTAG
- a CDS encoding DUF6221 family protein, translating to MDIVEFLTARIREDEAAALKLLGDPTLAVSGEWYERRLLRECEAKRRLIDIIESARQSVLAALVSQESADAGWVPDVIEWTTLSLNTLALPYADHPEFQARWRITG from the coding sequence GTGGACATCGTCGAGTTCCTGACCGCACGGATAAGAGAAGACGAAGCTGCCGCCCTGAAGCTGCTCGGGGACCCCACGCTGGCCGTATCCGGCGAGTGGTATGAACGCCGCCTGCTTCGCGAGTGCGAGGCCAAACGCCGGCTGATCGACATCATCGAATCCGCCCGCCAGTCCGTCCTCGCCGCACTGGTCAGCCAGGAATCCGCCGACGCCGGCTGGGTGCCGGACGTCATTGAGTGGACCACCCTGTCCCTGAACACCCTGGCGCTGCCGTACGCCGACCACCCCGAATTCCAGGCCCGCTGGAGAATCACCGGGTAG
- a CDS encoding NADPH-dependent FMN reductase codes for MAFKIGYFVGSLSSNSINRTLSKALIRLAPAELEFTEIPIKDLPLYSPDFDAAFPPEGQALKDAVAASDGILFVSPEYNRSIPGALKNAIDWGSRPWGTNSFARKPTGIIGASPGGIGTAVMQSSFRSVLSFLDAPQLNAPEAYIRFVPEVYGEDGEVKDEATAKLLRHYMEEYASFVARVLAANAPGHIGDEHPDTDKLRR; via the coding sequence ATGGCCTTTAAGATCGGATATTTTGTCGGGAGCCTTTCGAGCAATTCCATCAACCGCACCCTGTCCAAGGCCCTGATCCGGCTTGCACCTGCGGAACTGGAATTCACCGAAATTCCCATCAAGGACCTGCCGTTATACAGCCCGGACTTTGATGCCGCCTTTCCACCCGAAGGCCAGGCCCTCAAGGATGCTGTCGCCGCGTCCGACGGCATCCTGTTCGTCTCGCCCGAATACAACCGGTCCATTCCCGGGGCGCTGAAGAACGCCATCGACTGGGGATCCCGGCCCTGGGGCACCAACTCGTTCGCCCGCAAGCCCACCGGCATCATCGGCGCGTCCCCCGGCGGCATCGGCACGGCCGTGATGCAGTCCTCGTTCCGCAGCGTGCTGAGCTTCCTCGACGCGCCGCAGCTCAACGCGCCGGAGGCGTACATCCGGTTCGTCCCGGAGGTCTACGGCGAGGACGGCGAGGTCAAAGACGAAGCCACCGCCAAGCTGCTGCGCCACTACATGGAGGAGTATGCCTCCTTCGTGGCGCGGGTCCTGGCCGCCAACGCACCCGGTCATATCGGCGACGAGCACCCGGACACGGACAAGCTGCGCCGCTAG